The Skermanella rosea sequence TCCGGGTTGCCGAGCCGGGACCGGACTTTGTCGAGCAGGTAGTGCAACGTGTCCTTTGGCTCAGTGAAGATGATGAGCTTGCGGCGGTTGCCGTCCTTGTCGATCATCAGATCGTCATCGAGAATTTTGTTGAGCTGCGACCACTTGGTGTCTTCGCCCGAACGCAGGACTTCCAGCGCCATGTGCTCAAGACCCTTTAGCGTCTCGACCTCGATGGCGAGCTGCTCGACCGTCTCGGCGGTGGTCGCGCCGGTTGAGATCAGGTCCTCGAGCTCGTCGATCTCTTCCTGTCCATATTCTTCGAGGTTCCGAAGCACCTCGCTGCTCACAGCAGGCTGGCCCAGATCGGCCTTGTAGCCCTTGGCCGCGAGGCGCGCTTCGGCGAGTTCGTTTTCGAGGCGCTCGCGCCGCCGCTTGAGCGACTGGTAGATGGCGGCGGGCGAAGAGGCGAGACGCCGCTGCAGGATTTGCAGCGCGAAGCCGACATTGTTGCGCTTCTTGCCGTCACCCTCGGCGAAGCGCTGCACGCGGTTCATCTCGGTGCGTACGTAATCCGTGACGGCCGTATAGAGCGCTGCCTCCTTCGGAGAGAGCGCGTATTTGACGGTGTAGGCACGGCGCTCGGGGAAGAGCGGGCGGCCGTCGAAGCGCAGGAGCTCCTCCTTGGTGAGGCGCCGCATCATGTCGGCCGTATCGGCGTAGTGGACGCCGTCGCGGAACCGGCCTTCGAACCGGTCGCCGTCGAGGAGCGCCATAAAGAGCTGGAAGTCCTCCTCCTTGCCGTTGTGCGGCGTTGCCGACATCAGAAGGAGGTGGCGGCAAATCTGCCCGAGCCGCTGCCCGACCTGGTAGCGCTTCGTGTATTTGACGTCGCCGCCGAAATAGGTCGCCGACATGCGGTGCGCTTCGTCGCAGATGATGAGATCCCACTCCTGCGACTTCAGGAGCTTCTCCTGTAGCTCCTCATTGCGGGCGAGAACATCGAGCCGGACGATCAGGCGGTTGCGGTCATTGAACGGGTTGCCCGAGCGGGACGTCTCGATCATGTCCCGCGTCAGGATATCGAACTCGAGGCTGAACTTTTCGCCGAGCTCGTCCTGCCACTGCTCGACGAGGCTGCCAGGGGCAACCACGAGGCAGCGCTCGAGATCGCTGCGCGCGATCAGCTCCTTCATCAGCAGCCCCGCCATGATGGTCTTTCCCGCGCCCGGATCATCGGCGAGCAGGAAGCGCAGGGGCTGGCGCGGCAGCATCTCGCCATACACAGCCGAAATCTGATGCGGCAGCGGATCGACGAGGCTGGTGTGGATCGCGAGATAAGGATCGAAATAATGGGCGAGCTTGATGCGGTTGGCTTCGGTCACGAGACGCAACAGCGCGCCGTCGGCATCGAAGGACCAGGGCCTGCCTCTGGCATCGAGTTCGAGCCGGTGCTCGTCGTCGCGATAAAGCGTGCTCTCGGAGACGGAGCCGTTCTGGTCGCGGAATACGACATTGAGGGCCTGGTCGCCGATCCAGTCCACCGACACGATCTGAACAGTCTGGTTCGGCGCGATACCGCGCACCACCGCTCCGTCGCGTATGTTCTCGAGTGTAACCATTACTCGCCCCCAGCCAGCGCTGAAATATCGCGGCTTGCTTCCTGCGACATGTTTGATTGCTCAAGAGCAGTTAACACTTCTGCTTTGTTTAGAGCAACTATATGTTGTCGTCGTGGATCTTCTTTTTCGGGATCAGAAAGTAATCCGAGACGCTTTAAAACGTAAAACAACATAGCGTATCGGATTAATACAGAGCCCTTGCCGTCTTTGAAGCCGTAATCTTTAGCGACGACACGTTTCTGCCCGTCAGTAAGTCCAGGATGGGGCGCAATTTCCAGCTTAAAGTATTCGTTCCAGAGTTTGTCCTGAGAGCCGGGGGCGCCGGGTTCTCCGGGATTCCTAGCATCGAGAGCGCGGGGCAGCAGGAAGTCTTTGAACTTGTCCTCGAGGTGACAGTAAGCCCGTGCGTGCCACCGCAGACCGTCATAGCCGAAAGCGTGCGGCGTGATCCGCCGCCAGACGGGCTCGGGCCGCGCGCGGTTCATCGACTGGTAGAGCACTTCTATCGAACGCTGATCCCGGACGGCGTTCAGAATTGCCCGGAGCACGCCGATGTCGATCTCTCGCTTCGGCGTCAGGGCGATATCGGCTCCAGGCGGCTGCGCAATCCACGATTCGGCGGCGCTCGTCAGTCCTTCTGCGAGCGAGCGCAGGCGCGACAGATACACGTCCGGGTCCGGCTTCAGGAAGCGAGGAGAAAACTGCTCGGCCGCAACATAGCGCTTCGCGCTCTTGTCATAGACGACGTTTCCGGGCGCGTGCTCCTGATAGAGGGACAGGTCCTTCGACGCCTGCGGCACCGAGACCCCGAACATGTCGATGATGTCGGCGCGGTTGACGCCGCCTTCCCAGAAAAGGCGGAACTCGATGAATTCGAGCCGCTGTTCGACCCCCCATCGTATGTCCTGCGTCCCATGCTCCATGCTGCCATCTTCCAAAGGGTATAGAAACTATATTGACATCGAAAGACGATGCATATAGTTTCTTACCTGACTGCGCTGGTGCGGTCAACAGAATCCTGGAGGCGAGCATGGGAAAGAACGACCGCTTTGTAACCAAGCACCCGGAAGGTTGGGCGGTACGCGCGCCCGGCGCGGATCGCGCGAGCAGCGTCCACCAGACGCAGCGTGAGGCCGAGCAGCGGGCCAAGGAGACTGTGCGCAACCTTGGCGGCGGCGAGGTCCGGGTTCAGGGCCGCGATGGCAAGTGGCGCGATTCGGATACTGTTGCTTCGGGCAACGATCCTAATCCTCCGCGCGACAACAAGCATTGAACCAGAGGAGACTGGCGGTGAAGGCGTTCATTTCATATTCCCACAAGGACAGTTGGGCGCTTGATCGCCTGCATACTCATCTCGCCGTTCTGCGCCGTGAAGGGCAGATCGAGACCTGGTTCGACCGCGATATCCTTGCGGGCAGTGAGCTGGATCACGAAATCTCGGAGCAGCTCGAGGTATGCGACCTGTTCCTTCTTCTGGTCAGCCCTGATTTTCTCGCATCTGCCTATTGCTACGAGCGCGAGATGGCCCGCGCTCTCGAGCGGCATGAAGCGTCCGAGGCGCGCGTGGTTCCGATCATCGTAGAGCCTTGCGACTGGCGCGCCTCACCCCTTCACAAGCTCAAGGCGCTGCCGCACGACGCCAAGCCAGTTGTGGAGTGGACGAATCAGAACACCGCTTTTCTGAACATCGTCACCGAGCTTCGGCGCTTAGTGCCTCAGAACGAGCCGGGGCAGGCGCCGCCCGCGCAGCCTGTGCGCGTCCGCACTGATGCGCCCCGCTATCGGGTGAAGAGGGACTTCGACGAGATAGACCGCAGCGACTTCCGGACAGGAGCTTTCGAGGCCATTCGGAGCTATTTCGACAGCGCGACCAACGAGATCAATCAGGTCGATGGGCTCCGCGCGCGCTTTGCGTCCCTTGGTCCGAACAGTTTTGGCTGTACCCTGGTCAACAGGGGCATGGATCGCGGGACGGCTCATATCACAGTCCATTCGCGTGCCGGCAATATCGGCCTGGGCGACATCTTTTATTCCTTTTCCGAGAATGCGCCGCCGAACACGGCGAATGGCAGCTTCAACATCGAAGCCGACGACTATGACCTGTTCCTGAAATCAGGGGCGTTCGGTTTCGGCGGCTCCGACGAGAGGGTTTCTCCGGAGCAAGCCGCTGAGCGGCTCTGGACCGAGTTCCTCGATCAGGCGGGGGTCTCTCATGGCTGACAGTGTTCGCTTTCGGTGCCTAAACTGCGGACACCGTTTTGAAGCCCAGGTACTCACAGAGGCCGAGCAGCGCGAAGCGCAACGCTTGAACCGGCCCACGTCCGCCGTCCAGTGCCCGCAGTGCAGCCGAACCGATATCCGGCGCGGCTGGGAATAGATAAGGCGGGGCTGGTAGATGATCGACATCGAAAAAGCAGGCGAAATTCTTGAACGCGCAAAGCAGGCTGCCGTCGAGTATTATGCACTAACCGGCAAGCCTCTTGGTATTACCGGCGAGATGGGTGAGTACCTGGCTGCCAAGATCCTGGGGCTCCAGCTCGCTGAGGCGCGCGCGCCCGGATACGACGCCATCGACGACGATGGGCGCAGAATACAGATCAAAGCCAGGTGTCAACCGACGTCAGGATGGAGCCCCCTGGCGACATGAGGAAAGGGCCCCCGGTTCAGTCCAGTGTCATTGCTGCTTACAATCCATGGTGGAACATTTCTCCTGTTGGGTGGGCCCGGTCAAGCCCGAAGCCGCCGGAGGCGGAGGCCCGCAGGGCCTGGCTTGAGGGGGCCCACCCAACAGGAGATCATCGTTCAGGGATGGGAGCAGGCGCTGGCCTGCTACTCACCCCCGGAGATATCTGCCAGGTTATACCGAAGCCTGTGCATCGGTGACGACCTGACTTGGCTTGATCAGGCCCGAGCGTCGTTTTTCGCGCAGGCGATAACTGTCGCCGCGGATCGTGATCACGTGGCTGTGGTGAAGCAAACGGTCGAGGATCGCGGTGGCGACCAGACTATCGTTGAAGATGCTGCCCCATTCGCTCACGCTCCGGTTGCTGGTGATCAGAATGCTGCCCCGTTCGTACCGGCGGCTGACCAGCATGAAGAACAAGTGCCCGGCATGGGTCTCCAGGGGCAGATAGCCAAGTTCATCGACGATCAGCAGCTTGGGCTTGGCGAAGTGGGTCAACCGCTCCTCCAGTCGCCCGTCCACCTGCGCCTTGCTCAGAACCGTTACCAGGGAGGACGCCGAGATGAACAAGACCGAGTAACCGCGCCGGATCGCTTCACGGCCGAGCCCCACGGCCAGGTGCGTCTTGCCAACCCCCGGCGGCCCCTGAACCAGAAGCGCATCGCCGTTGGCGATCCAGCGGCAGGTTGCCAGGTCGCGGATCTGCCGCGGGTCGAGCGACGGCTGGGCGTCGAACTCGAAGTCATCCAGGGTGCGCAGATACGGGAACTTGGCAAGGCTCTGGGCCATGTGGACGCGACGTTCATCCTTGCGGGCAATCTCGGCCTCGCACAGAAAGACGACCGTCTCCCGAAGGCTCATCTGTCGCCGCGCCGCTTCATCGAGCAGCGCGTCGAGCTGGTCGCGGATCGCCGTCAGCTTCAGACGCGTCAGCATCTGGGTCAGTTCATCGGTTTCGGCGCTCACCATCCACCTCCGATCACCGCTTCGTATTCCGTCAGCGGCCGGAGAAGCTCTGGTTCTGGCACCGCCGGTTCCACACGGCTCGGCGGCACCGGATGGTGAGTTCCCACACGACTTCCGACGATGCCGGCGAGGTGGCCGGGATCAAGGACACGCTGGCGTCGTCCGTTCGCCTGCTCATGACGCGCGACTTCAACTCCGGCCTGGAACACCCGTACCATTCCGGCGCTCATCTCCACCGTCACGCTCGTGCCGATCAGCCGCCAGGGCACGCTGTATTGGTTGGTGTCGATCTCGACCGTCGCCTCGGCGTGGACCTTGCGGCGCAGTTCCCGAACCTGATGATAGGGAGGACGCCCCTCCAGCGGCTGCAGGCTGGCCGCCTCGATCCGCGTGAACCGGTCGATCGGCCGCTCGCCGGTCGTGCCATGGATGCGCACGTCGGCGATGTCGCGCATCCAGGCGACCAGATGAGCTTCCAGCGCCTCCCAGC is a genomic window containing:
- a CDS encoding toll/interleukin-1 receptor domain-containing protein, producing the protein MKAFISYSHKDSWALDRLHTHLAVLRREGQIETWFDRDILAGSELDHEISEQLEVCDLFLLLVSPDFLASAYCYEREMARALERHEASEARVVPIIVEPCDWRASPLHKLKALPHDAKPVVEWTNQNTAFLNIVTELRRLVPQNEPGQAPPAQPVRVRTDAPRYRVKRDFDEIDRSDFRTGAFEAIRSYFDSATNEINQVDGLRARFASLGPNSFGCTLVNRGMDRGTAHITVHSRAGNIGLGDIFYSFSENAPPNTANGSFNIEADDYDLFLKSGAFGFGGSDERVSPEQAAERLWTEFLDQAGVSHG
- a CDS encoding DUF6998 domain-containing protein, producing the protein MIDIEKAGEILERAKQAAVEYYALTGKPLGITGEMGEYLAAKILGLQLAEARAPGYDAIDDDGRRIQIKARCQPTSGWSPLAT
- the istB gene encoding IS21-like element helper ATPase IstB, whose translation is MVSAETDELTQMLTRLKLTAIRDQLDALLDEAARRQMSLRETVVFLCEAEIARKDERRVHMAQSLAKFPYLRTLDDFEFDAQPSLDPRQIRDLATCRWIANGDALLVQGPPGVGKTHLAVGLGREAIRRGYSVLFISASSLVTVLSKAQVDGRLEERLTHFAKPKLLIVDELGYLPLETHAGHLFFMLVSRRYERGSILITSNRSVSEWGSIFNDSLVATAILDRLLHHSHVITIRGDSYRLREKRRSGLIKPSQVVTDAQASV
- a CDS encoding WYL domain-containing protein, with protein sequence MEHGTQDIRWGVEQRLEFIEFRLFWEGGVNRADIIDMFGVSVPQASKDLSLYQEHAPGNVVYDKSAKRYVAAEQFSPRFLKPDPDVYLSRLRSLAEGLTSAAESWIAQPPGADIALTPKREIDIGVLRAILNAVRDQRSIEVLYQSMNRARPEPVWRRITPHAFGYDGLRWHARAYCHLEDKFKDFLLPRALDARNPGEPGAPGSQDKLWNEYFKLEIAPHPGLTDGQKRVVAKDYGFKDGKGSVLIRYAMLFYVLKRLGLLSDPEKEDPRRQHIVALNKAEVLTALEQSNMSQEASRDISALAGGE
- a CDS encoding DUF2188 domain-containing protein: MGKNDRFVTKHPEGWAVRAPGADRASSVHQTQREAEQRAKETVRNLGGGEVRVQGRDGKWRDSDTVASGNDPNPPRDNKH